From Triticum dicoccoides isolate Atlit2015 ecotype Zavitan unplaced genomic scaffold, WEW_v2.0 scaffold119586, whole genome shotgun sequence:
CTCTCAACATACACCTCCACCACGCTGAGCCACAGGAACAGCTCCTTGGTCTTCACGCCGGCGATCTTCCTCAGCTTCCCCGGCTCGACGAAGGCCGTCACCTCGCCGGCGTACGACACGGTCTGCTTCACCTTCTTGAACGTgtgctccgtcttcttcctctgcaccaGCCACATGAAGCCAGCCGCGCGGTTGTACCCAAACTCCTCCATGTCCTCCAGGGGCAGCAGGCCCGTCGggaggcccagctcctccagcacctccaCGCACTTCTTCTTGCAGATGGCGCCGTCGCCGCGGAATACCTCCGCGCCGGCACGATGGGTCTCGACGGCTTGGGATGCCATGTCAGGTGAGGCTGTATTTTCTACCACGCGGTCTTGACGATCTTGTGAAATGGGAGAGCTAGCTAGCCGTGAATGATGGAGTCTGATATGCCAGGCCAAcctatatatagctagctatgtAGTAGGAGATGCGAGAAAGCTTCAATATTGATCACCGTCTATAAGAGTGTTTTCTGCTTGAGAGCTACAGGTTGGTGGTTTCTAGAGTGGAATGTCAATATGTTTGGACCTATTATTTTTGTCTTTTGAACTCGTCAATAGATGTGAGCTTTTATTTGAGCGCTTAAGTGGCGAAGAAGGAAGATTATGGTGATACTCACACAGCCTTCTGTGACCAAGTCCAGAAAGGGTCGCGACGGCATAGCACAGCCCGCCAGCCGCTGAATTGAATGGGTATGCAATGTAGCACAATTGAAAATGTATGCTGGATTCATGCAGAAAAATTATTTTAGGATTGAGGGATTATATCTCTATTTGGAACATCATTGCTGGCGCAATTATGTcgtttttacttttatttttccAGAAGTCTTGCAGACAACAATGAACTGCCATGTTTGTTGTTAATTACGTACTAACTCTGCCACGAATTACTTGTCAcataaatggatatatctagacgtatttttagttttag
This genomic window contains:
- the LOC119343223 gene encoding uncharacterized protein LOC119343223; this encodes MASQAVETHRAGAEVFRGDGAICKKKCVEVLEELGLPTGLLPLEDMEEFGYNRAAGFMWLVQRKKTEHTFKKVKQTVSYAGEVTAFVEPGKLRKIAGVKTKELFLWLSVVEVY